The window CTGGTCGGGTTCACTGGCAGCGATTGGCCGATTGACGACGATGGCGGGAACAGCTGGGCCACATGGGTGAGCTTGGAGAGCGCGTCCTGATCCAGGACCTGCGGCTTGTCGGCGGCCGATACGTTGGACTTGCTCAGCTGGTAGAAGGCCGTGTCGCTGTGCGTGATGTTAACAATGCTGCCGGTTAGCGGAAGTGTTTCCAGCAGCTCCTGGGGACTGCTGAAGGCGCCCAGGTTCACCGGCGCTATGCCGGTGAGCACCTGGCCGGTGACGTTCGTCTGGATGGGCAGCGGGATGTTGCCCAGGTCGATGTGGCTCTTGTTGCTGTGCGTGTCGTAGAAGGTGAGGTCGACGCGCTCCTGGCTTTCGAAGCTAGTGTCGTTCTCATCCACTTCCGTCAGGATGCCGATTTCGTAGACCACAGCCTTGACCACATACCTGgaaaggaaataaaatattagtaCTTTATACTTTCTCGGGAAGCTAATGGTTTCATGATAAATCATACATGTTaagttaattattaatttaaatcttTTTTAGAAACTCTTTGTTAGatctttttaaaaacaaagtagATATAGACTTTAAACTTACAAATTTTTGGGGGAATCATTGACACTGGCTCGGAGGTCCTCGATCGTCTGGTTGTCGATGCCCGAACTGACATCCAAGACGGGCAGGGAGCATCCGATCGCCATCAGCATACCGAGCACGGCGGCTCCAAACACAGCCTGGTGGACCTGCATATTGCCTAACGGGAGTGGCTCTCTGGTGGTGCCTGTGGTGTGCCTGCTGTGGTACCTGCTGTGGTGCCTTGCCTGACTTTCGCGCGTTTAAAGTTAATTAGTGCGGATCGGAGCGCTTTTATAGGCGCCCGGGTGGAGCTTCGGCCGGAGACTTGGCGAGGCGCGATTCCGCGTAATTATCGGCATCTGTTAATTGCCCGACAGGTTTGCCACCACTCTCCGGATCGCAGCCATTGCCATCTTCAGTTTCTAGGCAGATCGCCGTTGTATTCCAGTCGCCGGACTTGGCTTCCGTTTCGAAAATAACAGCAGGGCGCTAGGGGAGTGTTCGGGGCTAGGGATTAGCCGGCGCGACTCGACGATTGTTTTTGAAGACTCAGCCAGAGACTCTAATTAATTGTGCTCGTTTCGGAGCGATCCCAGGGACTGAGCCGCACAACGAATCCCCACAAATATTGGCCACAAATATGGGGCTGCCTACGCAAATCTCGCTTTGTTGTCGAGCCTGGCCCAAAAATAAGTTCATAAACATTGCACCTCCGGGGTGACGCATTTGGCAGATTAAATTGCATGTGCCCGGGAATGGGAAGACACGCGCCTGTCTATCAGTCCTCTtcatattacgcatacgccccgtCTGACGTAGAATGTTTACAGTCAAAGCAGCATTTTCGTTTTGGCCTTAAATGTGATATGTGAAAGTTCCCGCAGGTACAGCTTTTCAAAATGCTTCTCAGATTTGTTTAGATTTGTTATAACTTATTAAAGCTCAATTAACTTTTGTTAATTTCCCAGAAAAATTGGAATAATCTGGTAGGTATTTTGGCCAACTTGTTGGTGAACCCCGAATACCCATTTCGTTAGTATTAATTATCTGTTCCAGAACTAGACTCGGAGTATGGCGGCGATATTGCGCATATGCTCCGTCGAATGTCTCATAAGTCTGTGAGCAATATGGAAGGATTTCGAATATAATTAATAACACCCCAAATATAATCGTTTCACACCAGAGTTAACCGCCTAAAGCCGCTCATTTTCCGGCATAACCAGCCAGATCTTGACTTTCATTCATGGTTGCcggtttttgtattttattttcggATCTCGGATCTTTCTCCGGCGAATCGCTGTTGCCGGCAGTACACGTTTTGCGGTTTTTCGGTTGGGAGGCCATAAGGTTCCCAGATGGTACACTTATTGCCGCCAAGTTTTCACCTAATCATAGACCTTTGTCTCAGCggaaaattttcgaaattaattTGCACATTTTGCATATTAACTTTGCTCTCCCCCTCAGGGTGATCTCATGGGGGATGCTCTAATTATGAAGTGTCAAAGAGACGTAATTGTAATTGCCACTGCTGCTCCAAAGTGCATCCGAAAGATACTCGACCAGATACTCCACAAATGTCTGTATATTTTTGTGGTTTTGGCAGCGCGTGCTCGGGACATGTTTACAAATTTTGGGTCGATTGTTTTGGCCTTTTGGAAGCGTCTTGAGAGTCAAGTCTGGCTCAAATATGGTTTTGATTTTGAGTCAGTTTCTTGGAACTCAATTTGGGCGGTTATTTTAGTAAATATATGTTAATTATCCCAATTAGGGCAATCAACCTGGTCTTGGGAGCGGTGCTTTAAGATCTGTACACAAAAACTCCTGGTTCATGCAGCTCGGCGGTTTGTTAATCCTTGGAATATATTTTCCAACTAATTGAACTAATTTTGCAGCCGCTGAAGGctttaatttttaacatttttagtCATGGACTAATAGATCACAAAAAGATCTGATCTTTAAAGTTTTGACAATATTTTTAGATGATCTGTGGAATAATATTCTATTAGATTATCTTATCTTTGGGGTAACAATTCATATAGTATTTTAAGAACCCCCTAAGTATTAGCTCATGATTTTGGTTCGTGCTTTTTTTCTTAGTGTCTTAGAGCTTTAGTTGCGGCCGAGAGGCTCACCCTATGGGGCTTATATTATATGTGGATTAGGCTTGTGCCCTATGGCTGCTGGAGACGCACCACGCGCAGGCACCCCACCGATTCAGGTTCCTCGAACCAAGTTCCAAGTTATTCCAAGTGCTAACTAAGCGTACTAACAAAGCTTAGCCGCAACTTTCGGGACGggaaaaaactttaaaaactcGCCGGCCCCGGGGCCTCAAACTTATTTCCGATCAGAGCTTGGAGCCGAACACAACCCTCGGACGAAATCATCACCAGATCATCAGATCCCCCGAAGCAGCTACAGCACCAGCAGTGGCCATGAAGTGCTTTTTGCTAACCACCGTGAGTACTCCACTCCAGCTTTTAAGGATAAGCGACAAGACTAGGATCCCTTGACCTTTCCAGGTGCTTGCGACCTTGACAGTTGCCTCTTTGGCCGCTCCCCTGCAGTTCAGCGACATTCTGACCGCCTTCCAGCCAGCGGCTAAACAGGATGTGGTCAAGCGACAGGTGGCCGGCAATCCAGATGCCGAGCTGAAGCAGATATCGTTTCACGGTCTGATCGGGGATCTGGAGGACAGTCTCTTCCAGTCCGCCCTCAGCCTGCACCAAGCCAGTGCCCCGGGCACCGAGGTGGAGGAGGTCAAGCCCCAGCCGGTGGCcagcgaggaggaggagcactCGATCACCAAGCGCTCCGATGAGTCCACTCCCGCCACAGATGCCGCCTCAACGGATGACGGTCTTGCACGCAAGATCCTGCTGCAGACCACCAAGAAAGTGCCCGGCGAGGATGGAGTGCCCGCCCACCTGATCATCGATCATGTGTCCGTGCAGCCGCACAATGGAGGCGCCCTGCCGCTGATACCCACGTTCCAGGTGCACCACACCAAGCTGATCTCGGCCACCATCAAGGAGGACTCCAACAACGACAGCAGCGACGGCAAGCAGACCAAGATTAGCATCACCAAGACCTCGATCACATCCACGGCGCCGCTGGAGAgtgtggaggaagcagtggctCTGGCCTCCAAGGAGGAGACCAGCTCCGTGGTGGTTCCTGTCAAGGAGGAGAGCACCACAGTGGCTCCAACCAAGGTTGAGAGCACCACAGTGGCTCCCATTAAGGTTGAGAGCACCACCAAAGCCGCCGGTTCATCAGAGTCCTCCGAGGAGGATAAGAAGAGCTCTAGCACCACCGTCCTGGTCAGTGTGAGCGATAGTTCCAGTTCAACCACCGCCTCCAGCATCACCTCCACCACCACTCCGTCCACCACTTCCACCACCACGGAGGAGCCCATCCAAAAGCTAAAGAAGGACGAGGAGAAGCTGAAGGAGAAGGTGGCCGAGGTGGAGGCCGAACCTGTCATCCTCTCGGCTCGCGTTTAAGCCAGCTGACCCTTGAACCCCTCCTAGTTGTAATGCCATCCCCACACTCTCACATATTTATACGACACGCTGACCAAGTTCAATTAAAGTCATGTGATTTTTGATCCAAAGCTTCGCTCTTATTTGCATTTCCAATTCACACGGCTTCTGCCAAATTTGAGGCTCTAATTGCTGAGATACACAGCCAGTAGCCAGTGGCTGGTATTCCGCCCTGGGACTCACTGAGGCATGGAGCAATTTAGCTGGAACCTTCCCAGAATCTCTGGCGGGAAAAACCTTACGGTGCAATGCAAATATGTGAGCCACccagagaatattttaatCTCGACTCGGGTGTGTTTCCGACTTCAATTGGGTCAATTATTGTGAAATTATTTTGTGGGGCGTGTTCGGAGGGATTAACTTCCCGAGGCTTCGATATGTTTATTTTTCGCCAAAGTGTTAATCATAATTCGCAAATTAATTGCAAATCGAGTGTTTGATCTATGATTGACAATTTGCGGAGAAAGTCTCTATATGAAGTGTACTTTATTACTTCCACTCAACTCtgttcataaaaatatattcaaatattcaaTGTTAATGACATATAATGTGTTTGCCTTTTCTATAATTCTATAATTAGCAAAACAGGGGAGTGCAGTTTTTATAATCGGAAATTGTCTAACATGGGAACTTGTGTTTATCTTTATAACAATTGGATtgtaaaatatacaaaatattctACTGACAGTAGTTGTAAGGTGTGAAGAATATATTTGATGGGCAAATTATGAAGTCAGTAGCAAAGTAGTTATGAATGGCTTATTTAATATTCGGTTCTGataatcaaatattttaagatactatatcctatagcatATATACCAACTCAAAAATAATGTCTGTTTGTACACTGATAGATCAGGAATAGTCTTGCTTATAAAGATTGTAAAAATAATAGATCCTAAGGCTATAACGATTACAATGGCCGGAACACAAAGGAGAAGTAAACAATTGCAGTTAGCCCCTTTGGCTTCTTGGAAATGAATCACCAGCGATAAAGAAACCTCCTCCTGGAACCCTCTCTCAATTATAAACCTGCCAGAGGCCTGATAAAGATGAGCACTACGCGGGACTGCCTCTGATGAGTGTCCGAATATCGAGTATACGCAACGTGAGCGGTCAGAGTGATAAGTCGGTCACACGATAAAAGCAACGCCATCAGCTGTGAGTTTAAATTTAGTTCCTGCTAACTGTTGACTCTTTAATGTTTATTTACCCACATGGGGGCAGGTTCAGCGCCGTCTCCTCCGTTTGTAGCCATGTTTTGGGGGCAGTACAACAACATGACAGCGATAAAACAAACAACCCGCTCAGGTAAGAGATAAGGACTGGCAGGTCTATCACATTCAATTTGTATTACAAAATCAGCCTGGCTAAAATATTTGCACTCGGCCATTGAGCAATTGCTGGTATCGGGCATCAGAGCACCCATGCTGTGATAACAGGTGTAACCcttaaaatttcattaggcTTATCTTATCGCCGAGAGCGGGCCAGAGGCTTTGGGCCCAGAGTCGATGGCCAATTCGATGGGTGGTGGGTGCTCAGTGCGAAGCAGTCTGCCGGCGAACGCGTATCGCCCACAATACCCAGCTCTAAAGAATCACCGGGCTCCAGAGTACCATCGGTGGGTGAGATAACACGGACGGGTACTGTTAAAGGTGTATGGAACCCACTATATAGTGTTAATGGCACCCATTGCGTATCCGCGATCGAAGTGACGACAGCGTAATTTCCTCCGTCTGAATCATTCAATTCAATTGTCATTGAGATTAGGCGACTGCCTGGAAAATACCTGGTTTTCGACTTCTCCAGTGTCTCCTCCAGTCCAGTGTCCCATGCAAAATCCCCACAAAAACTAATCAAGCTGATAAGATTCCAAATTCGAATTGACGAATTGTAAtttcaaattgaatttataGCTCCGAAGCGTGTGTTGTCTTATCGAGTAGCCAATTGGTTGGCAGCGATCACAGGAGGTTGCACAACCCCAACGGAATCCGCAAATACATCCCATCCACCTGGAGtgctaaataataaatacaatacaagATGGCCGGGACGGCATTCGGCAAGTGCTTTATTCTCTTCATGGCGATTGTCATACTCGTAAGTCCCATAAAGATTGCTCCCCATTCCTGTTTGAGTTCTGAGTTCGCTTCTAATGTTTCTACAGGCCCAGGGAGTCATATATCTTGGCCTGTCCCTGTGGGGAATCACATTCCGGGAGTGCCATGATGCGTCGCCATTCGAATCCAACCCGTTCAAGTTTGCCATGGAGCTGATTTACTTTTCGGGTGAGTAATGCTCGAGAGCCCAAACTCTAGAGCCATGatatcaaaatattttgaatgtgAAAAGGTGCTTTCGATGATGTAAAATCTCAAGCTCTAGATAAGATAGCATAATCCTAGGAACACACTTCCTGGTTATCGGAAAACTAACAAATTGAGTTACTGaacctatatatatatttcaaaacaGAAAAGGAGTGCGGTGATCCCTCGCTCATTGTAAGTGATCAGGTCCTTGTTCTGACAATGGATTGGGATAAATCCTATGAAATCACCCATCGAGAGTACATCTTTATGATCAGCTATGCGGTCGTCAGTGGACTTTGGATAGCGTCATCGGTTCTGATCATTCGTAAGATTCTCTGGAATATATTTTCAGTCCACACCAATAATTTTCACTCTTTTCAGTTACTTTGTGCAGTCGCACAACAAAACTGATATCTGGAGCACTCTACTGGCCTTGGTTTTTGGCCGTGCTAGCCGGGAGCATCCTGGATGTGGTGGCTAGTGTGTATCATGGACTTGATTTGAGCCATACAACGGTGGGTAGTACTATACAAAGACTTCTCCTTAAACAGGAATTAATTCTCTTTTAGTCACTGGATGATGCATTTAACTACATAGGAGTCGTGGACAATTCGGAGAGCCCGTTCTGGATCCTCCTGCAAAACTTGGGAGTGTACTTCTCGACGCCGGCCATCGTAATGCTCTGCCTGACCTCCCGCGTGGCCATCGTCTGGCTCTTGAACATCATCGGCGTCTCTTTCTGCCTGTCCCTTTCCAGCGTGATGGCCAACCAAAATGCGGCGAAGGCGGCCGTGAGCCGGAGTGAGGCTCCCACCCGCCAGCCAACTCCTCAGCCGGCAGTGGTACAGCCCGCTTTGGTGGCAACTGCTGTGCTGCCGGCGCAGCAGCCGTCTGCCCCCTTGGAAAGCCCAGAGTATCCTGAGCAAATCCGTCCCAAACCACTTCCCATTTTCATACCGTCCGAACAGGGCATCCAGCGTCAGGACTCGCGTCAGTTTACGCCCGGAGATCGCACCACCCTGCAGTCGCCAGTGATGGTGTTGCCTCCCCAGGTGCCACCGCAGCAAAGGGAGGTGGTCTCGCCGCAGCCGGACATCAACACCTACCGCACCACTGAGGCTCATCCGGACCGTTTGAACTATCCGCCCGCGGAGACCCCTTCACCGCGAGCTCCCTCGCCTGCTGTCCAGCAGCTGGCCGTTACCTCGCCGCTGAATAATCGCTACAGCGAAATCTACCCAGCTCCGCCAGCCAATCCACGGGTCAGCGAGGAGTTGCGCAACCAGATGCCCTGGTCCTATACCAGCATGATCACCaagccaccaccaccgcctcgAAAGCCCCAGCTGCAGGTTCAGATCTATCCCCAGATCCCGGAGCCCGATTACGCGGACCACGACCACTAGAAAGGAATAGCGTTGGGGACGAGCAGCTCGAAGCTGATTGCGGGTTAATCAGCCAGGATGCGCGGTTCTGATGAGTTTTGTGTTATTGTTAACTTTATTGCATAAAGCTAAAGCTGATGGCCAACTGCTTGACTTTTTTTCGCTCCGTCTTCCTTCTTGAAATTACCTAAAAGTAGATCTTTTTTGTGTCGACTATGTTCGGCTACAAGCTTGAGGGTCTCGCTCAAATCCAACTCTAGTTTATCGCCCCCATTGAAATGCACTTCCAGCTTGGGGGAATCCTGTTGAATGGCTTTACCACCGACAACGATGGTTAGGGGATGTCCTAGCCTTTTCGCTTCTAGCAGACGCTTGCCTATGGTTAGGTCCTTGCGGTCGTCGTGAAGAAGTTCCTGGGGCCCACAAAGCTGACCCACGCTATTGAGCAACTCGTTTTCTATCACCTCTGCTGGCTGCTGCTCCTTGCTTCCCTGCTTGGGTCCAATTAGGCACACGTCAAAGGGCGCCAGGAGTTTGGGCCATTGCAGTTCCTGCTCGGAGGAGAATACTTCAAGGGCGGCTGCTATAACCCTGGTAATACCAATCCCATAACATCCCATTATCACTGATTGAGGTTTTCCAGAAGTATTGAGGAAGGTGGCTCCTAGGGGCGTGGAGTATTTGTCACCTAGTAGAAAAGTGTGCGCTATCTCCACGCCACGAACTTCGTTCAGATTTGAGCTCTGACAGCTTGGGCAGTTTTCCGGGGTAGTCAATACCTCGGAGTTACCTGCGAAGCCGCAGGAGGTGCACTGGACCAGGGAGTCCTCGCCCACTGTGGAAACGTAATGGTACTCGTGGGAGAGGCTTCCACCCATCATTCCTGTGGCGGCATTTACTATAAAACGGATGATGCTCATTAATTCAAACCCCAAGAAAAGTTAAGACAACATACCCTTTACAAAAGGAACCTCAAGCTGTTGGAAGAGCCTATCGTAGGCTTCGCTAACAGCCGAGTACGATTCCCTGGCAGTTTCCTCCGATACATCAAACGAATACATGTCTTTCATCAAGAATTCCTTGGCTCGCATAAGCCCGAAACGTGACTTAAGCTCATCTCTGAACTTGGGACCAATTTGATAGAGACGCAGAGGTAACTGGCGGTAGGAAATGGGTGAGGTAGTGGCCAACATGGCAGTTATCGCCTCTTCGTGAGTCTAAgaatatacattttaaaaacgGGGATGAGCTGAAACATAAGGCCATGGTGGTTTTGTGTACCCTCTTACTGGACTCATTAGGAATTGCTTCCCGCTGCGATCTCGCACCATATAGAACTCGGAGATGTCCCCCTCCAGGCGTCCTGTCTTCTTCCAAAGAGCCGAGGGCGTCAGGATGGGTAAACTGATCTTCTGTCCGCCCGCCAGTTGCATATTGCTCTGGACTAAGTCGATCAGTTTATCTAACGATCGCTGGGCTATGGGCATTATTTGATAGGTGCCATTGCTGCCTGATTTGATCAGTCCTAGATCTGTGAGTAGCTGGAagagttatttattttcataatcGCTTTCGTAACACCTGGAATATTTACCTTTTGGCTGCGTGAAAGCTGCTCTGTTTGCTTGACAACTGCATTTTTGGGAGTTATCAGAGCTGGGCAGAAGAGTCTGGAGGCTTTGTTCATTTTAACATTAATTGGTAATCAACTTAGAAATAGTTGAggctatattttttatttataaacccGGCAAATGCGTATAAGAAAACAGCTGTTGGCTCAAAATACagctgttggaggaggcgtTATCGATAACAGGGCAGTGGTGAATATGAGGATAATGTGgtgaaaagtaaataaataaaactatataaaatatataaatagtgGTTGATTTTGAGCAAATACCATATCAAGATACAAATGCCATCATTTTGATACAAAGAAAGTGTAAAAACAAAGTGTAAATTAAATCGATTCAATGAAATATAGTTGACATACAATGACATCCATAAATGACATACAATGACATACGtatcttttattttcattttatggAGAAAAATCGAAACCACATATCTAGCCACAGAAAGTTACAATCTAGACTCCGGGTAACCCGGGGAAGttaaaatatactttttaaaCAAGCCGCCATATAAATAAACCCCTTTCATACATCGGATAtcgatatatttatatatttatcgACAACCCTAATCACTAGAAACATGAGCGCCTTCCAAGATCTTTACAAAAAAGGCATGGATCGCGGCGCCCACCAAAGACAGCGCCAAAAGGATCTCCTCAGGCAACAGAAGCTGCGGCGCCAGCAGGACCAGGATGGCTCCAGATCACTGCCGGAAACCGACTCTGAAAAACCATCAACAAGCCATTTTGGCAAAAAACAACGTGCTGCCAGGAGAAACGAGTTCCCTTTTAGGCCGCAGCTTTCCGAGTGGCTGCGTGATAAGCCGGAGGAACTGGGCGAGTGGATGCTAGTGCCGTGTCCTGTCGGAAGGCGATGTCTGGTGGTTGCTTACAATGGAAAAACCAAGGTATACACAAAAGCCGGCTACTGCTTTCAGGAGTTCCGATCCAGTTTGCCGGGCGATGTCACCCAAATGAAGTACCAATCAGTGCTGGACTGCGTCTACGTGGAGAAGGAGGAAACTTTTTATGTGCTGGACGCTATCTCCTTTGGccagcaggagctgcaggagtGCGAAGCTGTGTTTCGCTTCTATTGGCTGCGCGCCCGTTTCGAAGAGAATGATTTCGCCAAGATTGGCGAACACAACGAAAAGGCATTCGTCCTGGTGGATCACCACGACTTCGACAACACCTCGGCCATCGAGGAGGCGCTCCAGAAGTACCCTCTATGGGATGGCAACAAGCCAGCTCTGGACGGTTTTCTATTCTATCACAAAGAGGCGAGTTACGTGTGTGGCACTACTCCCTTGGTTTGCTGGCTGTTCGCCTTCATGGTGCCGGCTGTACTGGGACTGCCGGTCAGTGGCAACTACGAAGCTCCGGAAAACTACCAGCCCAGTCAGCCGCTGGAGTACATGAACGAGTTCGATCGTAAGCTGGATGAGCAACGATCGCAGCGACGtaagcaaaagaaaaaaaaagtgcccTCCGATGAAGCAGAAAAGGAGGAGCAAGCATCTTCCTCCATGGTCCAGGATGTGCAGGACGATGACGACGATAGCGATGAGTTCGCCAGCCTTAAAAGTCTTCTCGACCACGAACGGCGCCTGGAGCTGGGCGAATTGGACATGGACTGTGAAGAGTCGCCGTCAGCTGTCAGCTGCTAGGCGCTaaaaccaccaccaccaccatcacaTTTATAACGCCGCGTTAAGGATTTCCTGCGCCTGCGCCCTGGCCACGCGGCCCTGACAAACGGCCTCAGCTCGCGCCCAGGAAAAGCAGCCCAGATTTTGGCCAGGCCAACTGAAGCAGCATCCGCAAAAATCAGcttacaaaatataaataaaacaaacgaCTGCACGAAACACGGATTTAGAATGGTAATACAGCGAAGTTGGAAAATTCCCTCTGATGTGGGGGGATCATTAGGCGGCAGCACTACAGCCTCCAACGAAGGCCAGCAGCGCTCGTCCCCGGGCCTGCAGCTTCAAGCAGCAAACTCCTCCTCAGATGACTCCGATTGCTCAAATCAGACCACACACTCCATGGACACACGCGTGGCTAGTCCGGCGGAGTGCGTAAAAAAGCAGGGCGAAAAGGACGGAGGCGTTACCGAAACCAGCAGCATTACCCTCTCACTCCTGGGCGAATCCACATCCTCGGATGTGGAGCCTGCTTTGGTAATGAAAGATTAGCCCCAAAAAAACTTATTTCTAAGCCTCGTTCCTTGTAGAAATACGTTACCACCCCGGACATGGCAGAGACCATGCTGCAGCGCATTCGGCAGAGACTTGGTGGCACGCACAACATGGAAAGCGGCGGCAGTGCCGAGTCGGCCATGAGAGCACTGGAGCTGCTGAGGATTAGCGTGCAGCAGTCCTTTGATGCGGAGGTCAATGAGATAATTCAACGCTACATTAATGTGGGTTCAAGCTGCACTTTTAAACCTACTTTAACTgacaattttttctttaaagaacTACTTTAAGCCCGCTTTTGCGAACATCAAGGAAAACCTGGGCCAGCATTCGGTGAACGAGGAAACGCTTCAGAAGATGTCCTCTTGTGCTCTGCTCGAGAACGCCAAGGCCCAGTACACAAATTTTGTGCGCCAGCATCGTTTGTTGCCAGGAGCCACCACGGAGCAGCAGCGCTTGTCTCTGAAACGCACAGCTAAGCCGGAAACGGCCACAAACAACAAGGTTTTCGCTAGTTTTGCGGCCACCAAACCCATGCCCTGCACGGCCACAACAGCGAATCAGTTGCCGCCCGTAAATCAGCAGCAGATAGCAAACCAGTCGCTGCCAGTGCCACAGGAACTGCCGGTGGTGCCGCCTCTTCAGCAGCCGTCGCATCGATCTGCTATTACCCCGTTGGTTGGTGGAACTCTGCCCACTCCAGTTCGCCGGCAGATTTTTTGGAACACAGCTCAAATATCAACGAGCACCAAGTTTGTACTGGACGTGCAGGCCAACCTGGCCTTTGGATTTGGCACCGACGGGAAGGAGCGGCTGGCCAGCAAACATCCGGAGCTGATACGCTATTTGCCCGACGCCGAAGATCGCGAATGGTTGGCTACCCGAGGCATCATACCGGCCGAAAATCGCAGCTCACGCTTTTTGTTTCTCATCTACGACGAGGTCTGCAGGCTACAGCAGACCCACGACTTGTACCGCCACAAGACCAACATAGATCTTTCCATGATGATAACTTTTAATGTGACGGAGGCCATGATCCACAAGATGAAGCTTTTCTTCGTGGATCTGAACATCAAGAGCCGCGGTCTCATCACCAACTCATTCATAATGCCAAGTCAGCAGACGGGAAACACCACCAACAACAGTCATCTGAGAAATGCTCTCCTCCAGGGGGCTTctgcccagcagcagcagcaacaacaacagtcgGTGGCCACTCCACCAGCTGAGGATTCGATTTTGAAGGAGCTACCGGCTGCATCGCCGACTCCCTGCTTGCAAGGCCAAGTCGTGGGTAGCACCACAACGCCGCTAAAGACCAAGCTGGGGGCCAGTTCCACCCTGAGCTCCTCGCACGCCACCCTGACGGCGCTGCTTAACAACGGAGGAGCTGTCGTGGGAGCTGCTCCTGGGGTGAACTCAAGTCCCAGCTCCGGCGGAAAGTTTAGAAACTAGGTTGCTTAAAATGGACAACTAATTTAATCGCTATAATGTAGTCCCCCTGGAAAGAATCTTTTTGTAAGCTGCTGGTCTATTTTTGCggaattttgatttttaagttttccATTCCAATATTTGTCTTTTAAGATTTTGTGAATAATGTAGATACAGTTAGGATGCTCCTTCGAAAAGTTTATGTACTTCCCGACCACTTGAAATGAATACacattgaaataaatatttgatttttattgaaaCTCAATTTGATATACATGTAATATGGGTCTCTTTGTGGGGAGTCTACAGTTATTGGGGTTCtcaatataataatatatatatgtacgaTCATAATTCACATCTGTGTATAGTGTTTTACATAGTGTGTACGCAGGTAATCGctaagtattatttttttaacaaatagtTACGATTTGTATTCTTATAAGCCTTGCTATAGCCCACTCGGCACTTTTGAAGCGCAATCCTCCCCAGGACCCAGATCCTTAAACCCAACGCTACACGCTGATATGGTGTTATTTTTACAGTGTTCAAAGTACTCTTCATTTATCATTAAACCAACCGACTATCGGGTATCGAGTAGTACTAGTATGTAGTATTAGAATTAGAATTAGATGTAGTAGAAAAGAGCGAATAGACCTAAGAGTAGAGT of the Drosophila ananassae strain 14024-0371.13 chromosome 2R, ASM1763931v2, whole genome shotgun sequence genome contains:
- the LOC6506877 gene encoding uncharacterized protein LOC6506877, with amino-acid sequence MVIQRSWKIPSDVGGSLGGSTTASNEGQQRSSPGLQLQAANSSSDDSDCSNQTTHSMDTRVASPAECVKKQGEKDGGVTETSSITLSLLGESTSSDVEPALKYVTTPDMAETMLQRIRQRLGGTHNMESGGSAESAMRALELLRISVQQSFDAEVNEIIQRYINNYFKPAFANIKENLGQHSVNEETLQKMSSCALLENAKAQYTNFVRQHRLLPGATTEQQRLSLKRTAKPETATNNKVFASFAATKPMPCTATTANQLPPVNQQQIANQSLPVPQELPVVPPLQQPSHRSAITPLVGGTLPTPVRRQIFWNTAQISTSTKFVLDVQANLAFGFGTDGKERLASKHPELIRYLPDAEDREWLATRGIIPAENRSSRFLFLIYDEVCRLQQTHDLYRHKTNIDLSMMITFNVTEAMIHKMKLFFVDLNIKSRGLITNSFIMPSQQTGNTTNNSHLRNALLQGASAQQQQQQQQSVATPPAEDSILKELPAASPTPCLQGQVVGSTTTPLKTKLGASSTLSSSHATLTALLNNGGAVVGAAPGVNSSPSSGGKFRN